A region of the Canis aureus isolate CA01 chromosome 5, VMU_Caureus_v.1.0, whole genome shotgun sequence genome:
cttgtttttatttatttgtttgtttatttataaaaatattttatttattcatcagagatacacacgcagagacagaggcagagacataggcagagggagaagcaggctccacacagggagcccaatgtgggactcgatcccgggactccaggatcatgcctgcgctgaaggcaggcactaaaccgctgagccacccagggatccccctctttttatatttattttaaagaagggtcattgtttttcaaaaaataatgcaagacaaaatacaaaattcacCTTAATTGTAAGTTGTATCTTAGATTTGTGGTATTGGATTATTAGGGAGTGAATGAATACTAGCTTTATGAtagtagttaatttttttaaaatacttttttcctttttttttttttttttaagattttatttttaagtaatctctgtacccaatgtgggctttaaactcacaaccctgagatcaagagttgcatgctctaccaactgactCAGCCGGGcgccctcttccctcctcctttagGTAAACTTTACTCCCATTGTGGAACATGAACACACCTGGAGATCAAGGGTCTcaggctctactgactaagccagccaggtgcccctttgataGTAGTTAATTTACCAAAGTTATGAAAGTGGTCTCTGAAACTTTGAAGTGCAaaattttaggtctttttttaCATGTCATTGTATTGCTGGAGACCTGCACTGTGATCCCTGGTaggaaaatgctttttattttttattttttgggggtgaggaggatgcatttttgtatttatttacttacttgaaggggcaggagagagagagagaaagggggaggagggacagagggagaggaagagagaatcttaagtaggctccacacccagcacagcacctgacatggggctcagtctcacaacccccaagatcatgacctgagcccaaatcaagagtctggcgctaaactgactgagccacacaattgccccttttatttttgagatttacttattttagaaagagtgtgaGTGGTGGAAAgaatagagggaaagagaaagagagaatctcaagcagacaccccctgAGTGAGGAGCCCCAGCACAATGCTTGATGATcctgaggtcgtgacctgagccagttgagccagctaggcacccttggaaaatactttttaattcaaCGTCTGTTTGTTTGAGTTTGATATTTTAGATACTTTTTAGAtactttttagatattttctagaaaattttattttggttgtaTTCTGGCATATTTTAACATGTTAATTTCTGGATCacttttttttcatagtattgTCTTGCACTCTTGATAATTCTTAGAGGGATTGGTTAGCAACagtgtaagtttttatttaatttgttgccTTGAGGGGaagtggttttcttttaatttagctGTGGATagctattattttgaaatttaatttatgaaaaacaatTCGAGCTAGAAAATAGAGGACAGGTGACCCATTGTGACTTGGTTCCTGCTTACCTCTCTGACCTTTTTCTTACCTGTTTCCCTAGCTTACTCTACTTCAGCCATACTGGCTTTGTTGTTTCTTAGACATTCCAAGCATATTTTTGCCGTAGggcttttgtatttattcatcctATGCCTGGAACATTTTGGTTTCAGGGAAGCCATAGTTTCTATGTCAGAAGGCAAAAAGTGTTATGTCAGGAGTTTAGGTCATCTTTAACCCAATGAAGACCAAAAGGGTAACTAAATACTTAGGTTTCTTAGATCAGGGCTAGAAAGTAGACTAATCATCAAAAGAAGGGCAATCATATTGTTACAGAGCATCCACATTCAATAGAACTTTTCTACTATGCTGAAAATGTCCGTATCTGTACTACTGAGTGTGGTAACCACTAGCAGCATGTGCCTATTGAGCACTTGAGATGTagctgttgagcacttgaaatgtgttcctgagttttaattaaaattcaagtaGCTGTATGTCATAATTGACTATTATATTGAATAGCATAGGGATAGCAAGATGATATGAAAGGAAGACACAGGAAAAGTTTCTAAAAAACTGAACTTTAATTTGAGAAACAAAGGGGTTGGATGAGATGATTTGGAAAAGCTCATTCCAAGtgtatgagtatgtgtgtgtgtatgtatgtaaataagTATAATGTCCCAATGGAGAATATTTGCAGGTCAAAGGGATTGACAACTGAGAGTTACCTGGAAAGGCCTGTTTAAAGCTTTAAATCCATGcaaaactaataaataataagAGTCATATTTGTGATTTAACACTAGTATATAACAATTCTTTTGCAcagttaaaaaaaacttaaatataataaTCCTCAAACATCTGTGTACCTTATACCATAGAAGACaaagctggggggaaaaaaaggagtgtCGATATACAAGcaaaacatggaaaaaaactAGGCTTGGGGTGGTGGCCTTGATTCAGAGATCACTCTCCCATTTCGAATTGAGCTATTTTATACGACTTTATGATAACTTGAAACGGTGATGCTGAGCAACAAATCTAAGATCTGTTAGTAGCAAGATACCACACATTATAATAAATACTATGAAGAAAAACAGTGATGTGGTTGAGAGGAAATGAAGCTTTATATGAAGTGAGGGAAATCTGTTAGAGGATATGAATGACCTGATTTCTAAAGGATGTGACTGGCAGCAGGAACACTAAGTGAAAGCCCTAAGGGGGGAAAAACTTGTGTCTTCAAGGTATAGAAGGGCAGTCAGTATAGTTGAAGCTTAGGAAATGGGCGTGGTGGTAGTATGTGTTTTGAGATAGTGGAGGGTTAGATAGGGTACTGATAATAGCGCTTTTGGGCCTtggaaaagaatttgaattttattgtaaAGTTAACTAGAAGCCAATGATTAGTTTTAAGCAAGGTGTAAGACATAATTTGGCATTTTATAAAGATCTTACACAGGCTTTTGTGATGAGTATaagtgatatttttgttttatcaatTTCATCTCTACCTTGAGGAAGtgtttttactttgtatttgTTTAATCTTAGTTTTGTAACAATATACAATGtccaaaattttctttcctttttttttttttttttttggagagggggAGAGCgagaggaagaaaataggaagggacagagagaatgttaagcaggctggagcctgactcggggctctatctcataacCTTAAGATCTTGACCTGAGATGACATagaaagttggatgcttaactgagccacccaggcgaacCCCATTGCTCGAAATTTTAAATctcataaatggaaataaaagttgTAGCGTAAGTTCACATTAAAAACATGTTCCTTAACACGAACTAAAACTGAACTTAGTAATGTAAAGATCATTCAAAGGTTTTGTCCTGTTCCCACCAAAGTATAAGTCAGTTCAGTATTTTAGGTTTCTTAGGTAAACTTTGTCCCTGTTTCACTTTTAGTTTGTGCATAGTCGTACCTTGCTTCTACAAACACTTAGTAGCTAAGTAgctttgggaaaattatttcaCATCTGTAAGTCTTTATCTGTGAAATTGGCATAATATTCATACTTACCTTTTACAGTTGATATGAGGATTATGTTAATAACAcagcaaaggggcacctgcatggctcaattGGTTtattagcatctgccttcggctcggggcatgatctagggtcttgggattgagtcccacgtcaggctccctgctcagcagggagtctgctttcccctctccctttctcccttcccctgcttgcatgcacatgtgtgttcagagggagaagcaggctcccgatggggagtctgatgtgggacttgatcctggaaccctgggatcaggacctgagtcaaaagcaaatgctcaaccgctgagccacccaggtgtccctctttctctcaaattaaaaaaaaaaaaaaaaaaaaacttaaaaaaatgcgGCAAAAGTTAGGTGCAGTGATTATTAACCATAAGGAACTCAGTCAATGTTCTTGACATCCCAAGGTACAGGTGATTCTCATTATTTGTGAATTCTGTACTTGTAAATTCACTGACTTAGCTACAATTTATTTGAAGCCTCAAAAATCAATACCTGGTGGAGCTTTTACAGTCATTTATTGACACATAGAATGATGAAAATTCTGAGTTAGGTGCTCTGTATATTCTCTGATGAGTTCAAACAGCAACACCGCCTTCTTGTTTTAGCTCTAAGTCTGTAAAAATGGTCCTTTTTGTGGTCTGGTACCGtgagttaaacatttttttgtgttttgttgactTCGCTTTTTAAATTAGCCCCCAAGTATATACTATTGTGTTCCTAAGGGCTGGAGGGCTATGATGGGCCTTATAGAGAAAATATGTGAGTTTGGTAAGGTTCATTCACTGGTTGATAGTACTGCTGGctgtgagttcaatgttaatgaatcaacaatatatattaaataaggagTCTTTAAATAGAAACATGTAACACAAGATAATGCATTTattgggtgaaatagatgaaaatgTGACCAGAAGCTTGCAGGAACCTAGCCCCGTATTTTCCTTAGGAACGCTGATGTAGTATTTAGTAATCCAGTTCTCAGCAACTTTATGACGTGACTACTGTGAAGGATAATTgactgttcatttttaatttcaagttttaaagTAGTTACCTAGGTAGTTAAGAATTATGTTGTTTTTCTAATGATACACAGAACTGTGACCTCCTTCTCAATAATTCAGATGTATACTTGGCTTAAAGTTAGGACTCCCTAGTCTCCTTCCATTCTTGTTGAattgatagtttctttttaaggttAAAGAATAGTAATCTTTGATACTAatagaaaatatgtgttttttctttcttttctttctttctttctttctttcttttttttttaatttatagttgGGTGTTTCCCTTAGCAGTTTGGGAGCTATACCAGCAGCAGCACTAGACCCGAACATTGCAACACTTGGAGAGATACCACAGCCACCACTTATGGGAAATGTGGATCCTTCCAAAATTGATGAAATTAGGAGAACAGTCTATGTTGGCAATTTAAATTCTCAGGTAACTAATTTAAGAAGCAGCTGAGTGGTAGGACCTCTTACTCTTTCCTGCTTCTTCAGAGTCATATCGATTATAAAGTAACATTTACCTAATTTTTTAAGAAGGATATACGTCATTAAAGTGTGACTTTGTTTCTTCAGACAACGACAGCTGATCAactacttgaattttttaaacaagttgGAGAAGTGAAGTTTGTGCGGATGGCAGGTGATGAGACTCAGCCAACTCGGTTTGCTTTTGTGGAATTTGCAGACCAAAATTCTGTACCAAGGGCCCTTGCTTTTAATGGAGTTATGTTTGGAGACAGGCCACTGAAGTAAGAAACCCtaaacaaagaaattttaatgattttggaAAAGCTTAAACTATTTCTGATGtaattaaggcttttttttttctttttaatagtaatTGGCAATTTGTGGAAAGGAAGACTTTGTGTTaagtataaatgaaatatatgagttatttaccattttagcttttaaaattatatttgaaaacatactattttctattttataagatCTAATTTGATGTTAACCTTATATACCCTATATAATGATTACAGGTCTTTTCCCATAAGCTCTGATAAATCGGTTTGGGTTTGCATTATGACTAGACTAATGGACGGTTGAATCTACATTGATGAACTTAGAGTAATATAGTAATAAGAATCCAAAATcctagaaggaaaataatattgagtgcccagaaatattttaagtcataCATTTTGAGtgttaatattttctcatatccttgtttgcaaaaagaaaaattggcaTAGACTTTACATTTTCAAGACCAGAAATTCTGTTTCTTACAGATTATTGAGGCAAGAGTTTTATCTGAATTTCATAGGTAATTGCCTTAGTTATACAGCTTTCAgctatgaaaaaattaatatctttttttagtGAATGCTTGTCTTCTCTGTGTGAAGGGGGGTAAAGTGAGACTCATCAGATTCATTTATGTGCATCAGAGAAACCACTTCTAACCTAGTAGGGAAGAGTTTTATCAGGTATCTCCCACATTTGAAGCTGTATCTGACTCACCTATGGTCCAGGGTTGATTAAAATTGTGCACATATAGAGGTTTTCCTGCATTCTCCCAGCGTGCAGAGATGCCGACAAAATCTTATAATCCAGATGAGAAATGATTCATTTTAATATTGGTGtcagcattttaatttattctaacGTAAGTTGTGTGGAAAAGCACTTGTCTTGGTATATTTAAGTATTAGAGAAGTCAGCTAGtgttgttcttcttttttctctgcttttggcTTTGTTAGCAAGAGATAAAGATGGATGGTAACGAGATTAATCATGGTTTTGATGTTGGTTTTGATTATTCTGTATTTAGTTGTATCATTCTTAATGTGCTTTTAAGATGTCCTCAGATTTATAAATACGTCTgtcttttaaacatttgtttcatGTTTTGTAAAATATGGTGTGTATTTGTGATatgctaatatttttaatttagaattaatCACTCCAACAATGCAATAGTAAAACCCCCTGAGATGACACCTCAGGCTGCAGCTAAGGAGTTAGAAGAAGTAATGAAGCGAGTACGAGAGGCTCAGTCCTTTATCTCAGCAGCCATTGAACCAGGTAAGGCCACAGTGTTGTTACATAGGTCACAGTTTAAGATCATAGAACCTTAGAACTGGAAGGAGTTTTAGAGTTTATCTTGTTCAGTCCCatcattttacaaacaagaagACTGAAACTCAAGAAAGAGTAAGTGACTTTATAGCGTCAAAGGTCAAAGAACTGCTTAGCACAAATGTTGTATTTTCCCATGATACTGAATTGAAGCACTGATATTGAATTAGTTTGAGTTTCATCAGTTCTTTATGTTTTCGTAGCAGTCAGTGCCCACAACTGATTTGCTTAACGCAAAGTATAAATGTTATTGTGaggctaaaatgaataaatatacttaaaatgttaaaatcatgCAGGTTCACTTTCcttcaaagttttcattttaaaaataggaaagagagCCCATGATTTAGACAAAATATGAAGACTTTTAGCAAGGTAAAGGAACACAGACTTTTGTGTTGCTAACTGAAAgttaaaatccaatttaaaaatgtctacGTGGTTTATAGTTGAGCAGATTTCCTAAATTAGCACTCAGAATTTAAGCTTCACTACTAGCAgaataaatggagagaagatttaaaaatcactgtCATAGGAATTACAGACATGTTATAATGGTACATTATGGCAGCAACAAAATATTACGAACAGCTGTTTATAATCATCTGGTTTATATGTACTGCTGCAGGGTGGCTGCACTCAACGAGTTTATGCAATGACTTTCTTGGATGTTTCTGAAGGATAATTGCACAGGAGGAGGATGTACAGAGAGTAGGCCCCTTGCACTATATGTGGTACATTCCACTTGTGCCTGATTATTAACTGGGATCTTTAATTGTTCTGAGCTTACACTGCAAAGTGGTTTTTTCCTCCCAGAGTCTGGAAAGAGCAATGAAAGAAAAGGCGGTCGATCTCGTTCCCACACTCGTTCAAAATCCAGGTCTAGCTCAAAATCCCATTCTAGACGAAAAAGATCACAATCAAAACACAGGTGAGAATTTCTGCtatcctattttaaattttttggtctTGTGTTTAAAATAGTTAAGATTTCTGAGGTTTTAGAAACTTTGCTGGAGCTCACCAGGACTTAGGTTTATCATTAAATGTTGCTATAATTATAATACTGTAGTTACGAATGAAATTTTATCTAATGCATAATTTTTATGATCTCTAATTTACAGTTTTGGAGGTTGGTTTTCTATCTTGAGGTGCTTTATTCCTGATTTTTCTAAGAATAAACTAGTCTTTATACAGAACTGGTAGAaagttttcattcttcttcttgaGAAAAGGAAACATATGTGTGGTGATGCTGAAGTATTGTTGAAGTAgcagctcccctgcccctcagtcCCTTCACGGCTTGGAGAGTAGCACCTTAGATCTTGGTTTCTAGTACTAACTTATCTCTAGTTCATGAGTCAAGTGAGGTGCTTTAGATCTTTGGTATTCTTGATGATAAGAGCCTTTTGCACCCCCTTTGGGACCTGAAGCACAGGAGTGACTTTGCACCTTTAGCTCCAGTATTATATTATACTTAAGctctgtttctgttctttttatcttACTTTTGAACATAGTTCTGTCattgtgattttcttcttttaataaatcTGTTTTGTATTTAGTCCAAAATAGACCTCAAAATGTGAACTTGCAACATCATTTTGATTGGAAGTGCCCTAAGAATCAGGTTTAAAGTGTCAAGTTTTATTGTCTTCTCTAGGATACATAGGGAGATGTTACTGAAATGTGAAAATGTATATAGTGGATCCTAATTATGTgttaatatgtatatacatacttagatctgaagagaagagagagaaaagtatatgtgcctgtgtgtgcgaGCTGTGTGGTTGTATTAGAGAAGGAGGAAGGTTtgaggggagggaaaaggaatCAGTATGCTCTATGTTCAGTGTCAGCAGCAAGCTCAATTTAGTCTGTTCTTCTATGATATCAAGGAGATTGAAGCAATGAGAtaggaaaaattatattctttgacTCTAGTAAACTATACTTCTGACTGCTTATTGGTATATACATTTCTATAATTCTTAGTTTGTAAAGTCTCTTTTGGGATATAGTTTACTGTTGCCCTCCAAGGTCTTCCAGTAAGGCAAATTCAGATCCAAGTGAAGGAAGTCGTTGCGTGTACAAGGAATAAGGCAGTGCAACAGAAGTCAGTTAGATTATGAATATTTCTACAGATTGACAGGATGTGGTGAAGGTAAAGGAggtaaaggaaatacaaaattgaGCTGAAGAGTAATTGCCTCTTTTCTGAGGAAACAGGAGACCAATGACCTGAACCTCATTTTGTGTTGTTCTAAGAGCTGTGCTCCAAATCTAATACCTTGGTGGTTTTCTAAggctggaaaaaagcaaaatttgattAACATCATTGTTTCCTTGATAATCTCTGTGAAGATTTATCTGTTGGAGCAATTTAACTTTCTGCTTTAAGGCTGCTTGCTCATATCATTTTAGGTATATTTGGATAATTTCCCCTATCAAGGGTTAGGAGAAGAATTTTTCAGTCCaagataaaatttattaattacttCCTAATTCATGAGAAAGCTTTCCTGTAGGTTTGTCTAACTGTGTGGCATTAGAAATTACTTGTTTTtggcacacacatatatgtaacaCTCAGATAAGTTTATGTAGTGCGTAAATTTATACTGTTTTTTATACATGTATAGAAACACTTGTAGCCTTTACTGAGTTcataaatacaaaagaagaaaggttctttttaaggggggaaaaaaaactcctTAACCACAAACATTTGACTTAAGGATCTTGGTATGGAAGGAACTTCCCTGGTAGGGGAGTGGGATGGCAGGCATTTCTTGGCTTCCCCCTGCTAGTGGAATTTGATACCCTCAGCTCTGGCTCTGCCCCACTAGACTTATTAACAGGAATGTGAGTTTCAGGATCCTTTGCTCTTGAAGGCTCACCCTCTACTTTCTTTAGCATTCTCAGATGCTCCTAGAGCCTCCCTCCAGCCTCTATCCCCTTCCTGTCCCTTCTCCTTCTGTAGTAGGAGGCAGGAAGGGATTTCTTGTCATTGTATCTTGACTAGGACTGGAGAAGTGTTTCGACTATGCTCaaatttttatatgtgttttttccAAATGACAGTGTTATAAAAGGTAGGTAGTACTGTGATTATTATAAAGTTAAGTAACCTTGACAGACCAGCATGGGAACCATAAGACATTTCTTAGTCTTTTAAGGGGAAAGAGCAGACTTAGAGTTGAACTTTGATGAGATATAATGGTAAGTTGTTCTGTATTtacagtttaatttataaatgtgatTTTGCACATATGCTGAAATGATCTCCTAATGGTAACTCAAGTCTTTCTCTTTGGTTGGATTAGATTTGCTCTTGACTTGAAGCTTTTAGCGTTCCTGTTCACAACACTTGTTTTGTAGGTGACTAGTGGGTGAGATAGGGACATGAAAGTATTTAATGTCAAAATTAAAATAGGATAATTACTCTTGGGACTTTCAAACTCTGCGGACCCATAAGGTAAGATGGGAAGCCAGtgatcagtgtttttttttttttaagattttcatttatttattcatgagactacgcagagaggagagagaaagagaggcagaggcacaggcagagggagaagcaggctccatgcagggagcctgacgtgggactcaatcccaggtctccaggatcacgccctgggctgaaggcagtgctaaaccactgagccacctgggctgccctgatcagtgttttttaactttatttattaaagCTATACATAATGTTTTAAAACGTGTTTCTTTGCTTAAGGTTAAAAAGCAGCAGTGttggaggaaaacaaaattactatatatttttagcaAGGTTAACTAGAACAGAAAAGTAGAGTTTCTATTAAGTACATAGAAGCAAAGGCCTTAAAACACATTGCCCTTATGTGGATGtctataaatggattaaaaatgtttttaagtttggCAGTTTTGCCTTAATACCTATCACTCAACTCTGTGTCTCTTGGGTTATTAGTAATAAAGATTTCAACAAGCTGTAGCTTATCTTCTTACATTAAAAATGTGGTATGaagataaatgtataatttttaaagccaTATAATAGGTGAGTGATTCAATTGAAAATTAGCTGTGGAAAACAGATTTTAACTAACTGAAAAATGTGTTTAggattaagattttattattaattgaaaaTTTTGTGGAAATTTTTCTGGCTTAGCATACCACAAGTATTTAACTCTATTTCTTTTATAGATATTTGTTTTAACTTAATTCATGAAAACATGACTATCAAGatgcattttaattataaaagcatACTTATGAAAGTTGATTTGATCTCCTTgggaaaaataaagctataatttaaacttttcatttataTTGATTGTTAATGTTGATGATCTTGAGAGTTAAGAATTTTGAGCATTTACTCCATACCGAAGACTGCTAGGCAGTCTTTCATGTATCATCTGATTCAGTCCTCATGACAGCCTGAGGGTACGTAGGTATGCTTCTCCAactttgtagatgaagaaactagaCTTAGAGTGGGTAAGGGTTCTCCTAGCTAGTGTGTGGCAGAGCCAAGTGTCACAGCCAGATTGTTTTACTCCAGAGCTGGTGAGTCTCATCACTTTGTTAAGTTCCATACATtcaattttgttatgttttaataACTAGTTATTAGGGTAcctctttattaaagaaaatcacattATATAAGCAATATTTCATTGAGAAGAAGGAGCCTAGAGAATTTCAGAATTGGAGTAACAGTTATTTCTCCTGCAAGAATTCTGGTAATAAAGGTTTCTTTTAATAGCTATGTTTATATGGTTATAAAATCAAGATCTTGCAAATCCAACATAGGATTATACATATCTTTAACTCATGAGTAACATTTATTTTCCTGTCATACTAGCAGCGTAATTAGTACTGGGTGCTTCCGTACAcattcttaatatatattatgaCGAATATCACACAGCCAGTTAGAGAAACTCTTGAGCCATTAAAACCACTATTTCCTGTCAAAGTGTAACCATAAGCAGTATAATCACAAGCAGTTCTATTATGTGCAGGTCAAGAGTTAAATTTAGGATATAAATACTTGCTCTATGGGAGAAGTCCCATAGTAACAGTCATATAATAATGAGCAAAAGAAAGCCACATGTGAAAATAACAGCTTCAAAAAAAgaaggcaggggtgcctgggtggctcagttgattgtcttcctttgactcaggtcatgatcccagggttctgggatggagccctgcctcctccctgctctgtggggaggctgcttctccttctccctctccctctactcctacccccctgctcctgctttctctctctctttctctgtctctcaataaattaaaaagaaaaaaaaagaatattacaacGTCAGTCTGACGTAGAAAGtaacttaatttctttctctgtctttgtgttctggataatttatttcaaatagtCAAATAGTCTGCCTCAGTCAACTGAGGCATTACataatagagaattttaaaatactgataaataCTTGggataggttttaaaattttcttacttaaaagacatcttaaatgtttaaaaattgaaattaacaGTAAGTTTTGACATTCTAACAACTTGTTTTTCTTTAGGAGTAGATCCCATAATAGATCACGTTCAAGACAAAAAGACAGACGCAGATCTAAGAGCCCACATAAAAAACGCTCTAAATCAAGAGAGAGGCGAAAGTCAAGGAGTCGTTCACGTTCACGGTGAGTTTTGGGGGAAATTAGTGGTAAGTTTTTTTGTGgcttcatttgttaaaaaattcTTACGGTTTAGGTTTTTAATGAGCAacattatatttttctgattgttttagtAGTGATTAATATTGGTTGCCATTGATTTGAGTATGATGATCAGAATGACGCATGAGGTTTCTAAAATACATAATTGAACCTGTTAATTGTTTGATTTAGCAGCTTCATGTACACCTTGGTTACATAGAAATTATTGTGTAATGTGTTATAAGCTAGTATAAATTGTTTTGGGTCGATTGTCGAGGAAAGAGGTAGGTCCTTTTTGGGGAATAGAATAATTTTagttgtgaatttatttatttatttttgtttttaaagggacAAGAGAAAAGACACCCGAGAAAAgatcaaggaaaaggaaagagtgaaagaaaaagatagagaaaaggaaagggaaaaagagagagacagggagaaggaacgtgaaaaagaaaaggaacggggtaaaaacaaagataaagaacGGGAAAAGGACCGGGataaagacaaggaaaaggacagagagagagagcgggacAAAGAACATGACAAGGAGCGAGACAAGGAAAAGGAACAGGACAAAGAAAAGGAACGAGACAAGGACAGATCCAAGGAGatagatgagaaaagaaagaaggataaaaaatCCAGAACACCACCCAGAAGTTACAACGCATCAAGAAGATCTCGTAGTTCCAGCAGGTTTGATAATGCTTAAAATTTTTGCCAAGGGATATACTgtcaacaaatgaaaataaattttaac
Encoded here:
- the SREK1 gene encoding splicing regulatory glutamine/lysine-rich protein 1 isoform X3, with protein sequence MNSGGGFGLALGFGLTPTAVIQVTNLSSAVTSEQMRTLFSFLGEIEELRLYPPDNAPLAFSSKVCYVKFRDPSSVGVAQHLTNTVFIDRALIVVPCAEGKIPEESKALSLLAPAPTMTSLMPGAGLLPIPTPNPLTTLGVSLSSLGAIPAAALDPNIATLGEIPQPPLMGNVDPSKIDEIRRTVYVGNLNSQTTTADQLLEFFKQVGEVKFVRMAGDETQPTRFAFVEFADQNSVPRALAFNGVMFGDRPLKINHSNNAIVKPPEMTPQAAAKELEEVMKRVREAQSFISAAIEPESGKSNERKGGRSRSHTRSKSRSSSKSHSRRKRSQSKHRSRSHNRSRSRQKDRRRSKSPHKKRSKSRERRKSRSRSRSRDKRKDTREKIKEKERVKEKDREKEREKERDREKEREKEKERGKNKDKEREKDRDKDKEKDRERERDKEHDKERDKEKEQDKEKERDKDRSKEIDEKRKKDKKSRTPPRSYNASRRSRSSSRERRRRRSRSSSRSPRTSKTIKRKSSRSPSPRSRNKKDKKREKERDHISERRERERSSSTRKSSNDRDGKEKLEKNNTSLKEKEHSKEPDSSVGKEVDDKDAPRTEENKVQQNGNCQPNEENLSTKTEAV
- the SREK1 gene encoding splicing regulatory glutamine/lysine-rich protein 1 isoform X5, translating into MTSLMPGAGLLPIPTPNPLTTLGVSLSSLGAIPAAALDPNIATLGEIPQPPLMGNVDPSKIDEIRRTVYVGNLNSQTTTADQLLEFFKQVGEVKFVRMAGDETQPTRFAFVEFADQNSVPRALAFNGVMFGDRPLKINHSNNAIVKPPEMTPQAAAKELEEVMKRVREAQSFISAAIEPESGKSNERKGGRSRSHTRSKSRSSSKSHSRRKRSQSKHRSRSHNRSRSRQKDRRRSKSPHKKRSKSRERRKSRSRSRSRDKRKDTREKIKEKERVKEKDREKEREKERDREKEREKEKERGKNKDKEREKDRDKDKEKDRERERDKEHDKERDKEKEQDKEKERDKDRSKEIDEKRKKDKKSRTPPRSYNASRRSRSSSRERRRRRSRSSSRSPRTSKTIKRKSSRSPSPRSRNKKDKKREKERDHISERRERERSSSTRKSSNDRDGKEKLEKNNTSLKEKEHSKEPDSSVGKEVDDKDAPRTEENKVQQNGNCQPNEENLSTKTEAV
- the SREK1 gene encoding splicing regulatory glutamine/lysine-rich protein 1 isoform X6, with protein sequence MTPQAAAKELEEVMKRVREAQSFISAAIEPESGKSNERKGGRSRSHTRSKSRSSSKSHSRRKRSQSKHRSRSHNRSRSRQKDRRRSKSPHKKRSKSRERRKSRSRSRSRDKRKDTREKIKEKERVKEKDREKEREKERDREKEREKEKERGKNKDKEREKDRDKDKEKDRERERDKEHDKERDKEKEQDKEKERDKDRSKEIDEKRKKDKKSRTPPRSYNASRRSRSSSRERRRRRSRSSSRSPRTSKTIKRKSSRSPSPRSRNKKDKKREKERDHISERRERERSSSTRKSSNDRDGKEKLEKNNTSLKEKEHSKEPDSSVGKEVDDKDAPRTEENKVQQNGNCQPNEENLSTKTEAV